The DNA region TCTCTCACAATGTAAGCAACTTCATCACTCTCAAACTAAACCAAGACAACTACCCCCTGTGGCGTGAGCAAGCTCTGGCTCTTGCTGAAAGTCAAGACTTAATTGGGCATCTCACCAGCGAAACAGACGAGCCAGCAACTGACCCAACAGATTCATCAACAACAATTGGAAAAATCGCAGAATGAGGAAATCGGATCGGCTTCTTCGTGGATGGATTATTGGAACTCTATCTGAAGAAGCTCTTGGTCTTGCTATTGGACAAGACACAGCCAGATCTGTATGGGATGCCCTAAGGAAGCATATGCACAAGACTCTCAAGAAAGAGAATTCACCCTTCGCCAACAATTGACGTATCTATGCAAAGATGATAACACCACCATTGGAGAACATATTCGCAAATTCAAGAGCATCTGCGACAACTTAGCGGCAATAGGAAATCCAGTCACTGACAAAGTCAAGGTATTTTCTCTTCTCACAAGTTTAGGACCAAAATATGAGTCCTTCACCACAACCATGCTAAAACCACCACGTCCATCATATACCGAGATGGTGTCACTGCTGCAAGGATATGAACAACGTCAAAACTGGTTCACTATCAACACATCAACTCATCAAGTAGCCTTCTACGGACAAAAGCAACTTGGTTCCGTCAACCGCAAATCTCAAAACAATTTCAACTCCAATGGCCGTGGCTTTCAAGCACATAACCAGAATCCCAACCATGGAACCAAAAATTTCAGCCAACAACACAACAAACAAGACTCCAAAATTCAAAGGCCTCCTCCTCCTGGACAGCGCCGAATGACACCGACGGAAAGAGAAATGTATCGAGATGCAATCTGCCAAATTTGTGGGATCACAGGACACATTGCAAAAATATGTTGGCATCTCTCCAATTACACGCAAACTCAAGAtgaagtcccaaaagcattggCTGCTCTCACACTCGACAACACTGTCTTTGATACTGAGTGGACGTCTGATACAGGTGCATCTCATCATATGACAGGTAACGCTGGTATGTTAAAAAATAAACGACCATATTTTGGTAATGACTCAGTGTTGATAGGAGATGGTACGATGCTGGGAATTAAATCTATCGGCAAtactcaaattaaaaataattctcAAGTTCTACCTTTAAATAATGTTCTACATATACCAAATCTAAACAGGAACTTATTATCCACAAGTCAACTTACAGATGATTATCCTGTGAACTGTGAATTTTCTAATGTGGATTTTTGTGTTAAGGAACGGGAGACAAGTCACAAAGTGATGACGGGACAAAGAAAGGGTGATCTATATGTTATTTCCAGCCCACATGAATTACACTACTCTCATAGATTTAAATCCAGCACTGCTGAAGTGTGGCATCAACGACTAGGACATCCTCAAACATCCACTCTTAAGTTGCTACAACAAAAAGGGTTGATTGATGTGCAAGGATCACATAAACTACAACATCTTTGTGATAGCTGTCAATTAGCCAAGATTAGCAAATTACCTTTTTCTGTTTCAAAAAATTCCAGTTCatctatttttaataaaattcacTGTGATTTATGAGGGTCATCACCAGCTGTATCTCTTGGAAAATTTCGTTACTATGCTtgtattgttgatgatttctctcgTTACACATGGCTTATTCCTCTTAAAACAAAATCTGAGTTTGTTGATGTATATTTTGCCTTTGAAAAATATGTAGCAAGAcaatttgagaaaaaaatacaaatttttcaTTCGGATGGTGGTGGTGAATTTGTTAACTCAAGACTTAGCTCACATTTTCAAGCGGAGGGAATTGTTCATCAAATATCCTGCCCACACACTCCAGAACAGTCAGGTATGGTCGAAAGGCGCCATAGGATAATCCGTGAACTAGGTATGTCAATGTTGTTTCATTGTGGCGCTCCTTTATATTTGTGGGTAGAAGCATTTACAACTGCTGTATTTCTTATAAATCGTCTACCTTCTGCTTCTCTAAACTTAGATACACCTTACTTTAAATTGCATAATGTGCATTCAAATTATTCTTTCTTAATGGTGTTTGGCTCTCGGTGCTTTCCATACACTTGGGACACACGTAAACacaaatttgatccaaaaacggTTCCATGTATCTTTGTAGGCTATAGTGATCGACATAAAGGGTACAAATGCTTTCATCCATCTACACAAAAATTCTTCGTTTCACGACATGTAGTCTTTGATGAAGCAAATCTGCCTTTTAAGGACcataaaattaatgaaaaaattgcTCCAAAAGATCAATGGATGAGTGTTTTTGATTCATGGATTAGTTTTCCTATTTTTCATAATGATTCACCTCCCCAACATGCAGAATTCTGTGATCCATCTCTTCCATCACCCGAACTGGACAAGACGACTCAATCACTTGACGCTCCAACCACATCACCACCTGCGGCTACAAGCTCAGTATCAACCTCTGACCATGGAAACTCAGATCTTACATCCAACTCTTCCACAGATCATGAGAGCTTGGGTGATAAATCAAATCCCTTTCATTCACACGAAATGTTGGAGTCTACAGAATTACAAGATGACAGCACCATGACGTCTGATCCATCTCAACCACAACATCACTCAATGATAACACGATCTCACCTTGGTATCTACAAACCAAATCCTAAATATGCTCTTATGGTAACCAGTCGAGAAATACCTCGAATACCACTTTCAATAAAAACTGCACTCAGTGATGATGGCTGGAAAGCAGCAATGACAGAGGAAATGAATGCTCTTCATCTCAACAATACATGGCAGCTTGTTCCTCGTGATCCCAGCATGCATATAATTGGATCCAAGTGGGTTTTTAAGACAAAACTAAAACCTGATGGAACCATTGATCGGCTCAAAGCACGCCTTGTCGCCAAGGGCTATCACCAAGTTGATGGCATAGACTACACCGATACATTCTCCCCTGTCATCAAACCTGGTACCATTCGGGTTGTACTCAGTTTCGCACTAGTTCAAAAGTGGGATATTCGGCAGTTAGATGTCAAGAATGCGTTCCTCCATGGCATGCTTACTGAAGTGATCTACATGGAACAACCTCCAGGGATGGTCGATCCTAAATCCCCTAACCATGTGTGTAGACTTCAACGAGCCATTTACGGTTTGAAACAAGCACCTCGTGCTTGGTTTGATCGCTTTAGCTCCTTCCTTTTGCAGCATGGGTTCTTTTGTAGTCTAGCTGAATCCATCACTCTTTATTTCTCACTCTTCTCATGGAACTTTAATTCTCCTtttgtatgttgatgatatgCTTCTTACAGGATCAAACTCCAAACTACTAAATTCATTTATCCAGCTCTTGCATACATAGTTCGCTATGAAGGACCTTGGTACAATACATCACTTTCTTGGCATAGAGATCACAAATCATTCTGAAGGGTTACACATGTCTCAATCTCATTATGCTCTTACCATTCTTGAGAAGACTCAAATGGTGGATTGTAAGCCCATGAACACGCCACTTGAAGCAAAAACAAAAGGCCTTGAAAATAATACTACTCTTGATGATCCAAGCAGCTACCGTGGAATTGTTGGTGCTTTACAGTACCTCACTCTTACTCGGCCCGATCTTGCGTACAGTGTTAACTTTGTCTCTCAATTTATGCATGCTCCAACTCACTCACACCTTAAAATGGTTCGTCGAATCCTGCGCTACGTCAAAGGGACTATCATAATCTTGGACTTTATTTTACCTCTCACACCACACTTGATCTGTGCGCATTCTCTGATTCGGATTGGGCAGGTTGTCCAATAACTCGTCGATCAACAACCGGCTACTGCACATTTCTTGGTCACAATCCCATATCCTGGTGTGCAAAGAAACAACCCACTATCTCGCGCTCCAGCACCGAGGCTGAGTATCGAGCCATGGCACACACTGCTGCAGAAATCACATGGTTAACTTTTATTCTTAAAGACATTGGCGCCCAGCCCTCTCAAACTCCGGTCTTATTCTGCGACAATCTCAGTGCGTTACATATGACTATAAACCCCGTCTTTCATGCTCGAAGCAAACACATCGAGCTCGATTATCATTTCGTGCGCGAAAGAGTAGCTCTCGGCCTTCTAGTTACACGGCATATATCCAGCTCGCATCAGGTAGCAGATGTCTTCACAAAGCCCATGTCAAAAGCCTCACTGTCTCTTCTTCGTCTCAAACTTCGCCTCCAGCCCCGGCAAAGTTTGCGGCAGGGTATTAGCACAATTAATTCAGATCCACAGTTGGAGGAAAATACCATAACGATGAGAAGGAAAATACCATAATCAATGAAGATAATTATTGAAATACACACCATTCAAGAAACAGCGGGATTAGTGGAGATGATATGCCTTAGCTAAAGCCTTTCTTTATTCCTTAGCTAAAGCCTTTCTTTATTTACCTCATAAAGACTCTCTCTGTAGTAATATAAATGTTAGATGTAATTGGTTGTATGAGAACTGGTGCTCAcgttaaataaaatagaagcaATAAAGCTTTTAACACctttgccaaatttcttcagatATGACGGGTGTGGTGTTGTTTATCAGGCAAGTTCTGAATCCTTTAGGTCAAACTTTCGATGACTAGTTCTGTAAGAGTAATATGTATCTGTGCTAGTTGTTATTACTTTCAATATTATGTTTTGTGttacttttatattttatattttaagagGGGAAATTTAATTTCGGTGATGTATAATAGTTCAAGTAAACTCATATTCCATAATTCAATGATAGCAATACTATCTATGTGCCTCGAATAAACCAATCAAATTCCCTGACCAACGGTGAGTTGATTCTTTGGAAATAATACCATCACTCCATGCTAGCCAAATGCATGACTCTCCGTCACACATTCCACCGTTTTTTGAGTTAAAAGCTTGGAAAGATTGGTACCTTGGACCCCAACTAAGGTCGCAAGTGAACAACGTATTCCCGATAACCAGGGACGGAgccatgatttaaaattagctGGGGCTAGCTCCGTCCCATGCTGTATTTAATAAAGTAAATAATtaactaaaaattttaaaataaaaaatatgtaaacattgACTTAATGAAAACATAGAACAAgagtatttaatatttaatacctTCAAAAACATAGAACTAAAACACTACTGAAGTTGTGCTCTGCGATTCTTCTTAGAATAAAACTCgtaaattattaaatcattatcAATTGTTTCAACCAAATCTCGTTCGATGTAGATTACCATAGAATCTCCGAAAAACTCTGCTTCCATCTTGTTACGAAGAGCTTTTTTAACAAGTTTCATTTATCAAAAATTCctacaaaattatataaattcgCATTTATATTTTCTATAGTATCTAAACatccaaataataaataatcaacACTAAAAATCGACAATCCCCAATATAAAATCTGAAAATTCGAAATAGTACTCaaataaattccaaaaattatcAATACCATCAATCGGCTCAAATATAGTATCTAcaatcaacaatttaatatatatatattatcagaATTCAAAAAACCAAAATACCCAAATTTCGTATACATAAAATATGAAATTACATTTAAATTCTAAATCTAACTAAGAACAACAAGAACGAACTGTAGAAAGTCTAACACTAAGATTTTCTCATGATTTTCGGTGAAAACGTCGACCGATGGACGACGGTTGATTTCAAGACGACAAAGAAacttcgaaaatttggtattaAAAGAAAGCTTATGTCGTGGGCTTTCCGAATCTACAATCGATTTTGAAAACTGACGACGATGATGAAGTTATGGCCATTTGAAATAATGAAAATTGTGATAGTTTGAGATAGAAGAATAGATATGACGCAACAGATAACTgaaaagagagagaaaaaacAGATTGGGCTTTGGGactaatcaaatttttttaaaaaaataaaacatatttattcttttaaaaaaaaactagatGGGGCTAGAGCCCAACCCAGTCCCTTACATAGCTCCGCCCCTGCCGATAACACTTTCGCAAAACGACCATGTGAAATTTTGCCTGGAGGAAAGTTCATGATAACCGAGATCGTCGTTCTTTGATCTGCATCGAAGCTTCAATGGATCCGGTGAATCCCATGGGAGCCCACTGAAAATCACAACCGTGTATTTGTGGGTGACGCATCGGTTGCTTGGAGAATGGTGGCTAATAGAAAAACAACTGTGaccaaattttcaagacttGCATGGCCCATTTTTCTTTGTTTGAAGATTAATTATGTGTGATTATTTTGATGTGCCTCCATGCCCTTTTATAGTCTTTTTCCCTCAGTTTACAATTACTTCAtttgggattttttttttaattttgtgtTAGCCAAATAGCTTTGGTTTTGGAGATCAAGAAACTCCTTTTACTGTTGCTGCATTATGGAAAAATATTTCGGAAATATAGTTTTGATTTATCTGTAATGTAAGGAATTGATTGTGGTAAATTAACTATATATAGTTATAAATACTATATTTCGATTGTAAGAAATTCAATTCCTAATTACAAACAGTGTAATGATCACttgtgaaaataaaaatatttatagactagtatttgtaattttttttaaaaaaattaggtcTTAATTATAACTTTTTACACAAATAACTTTTACAGAATTATTGGTGTATTCACTTTACAAATTCATGTGTATTTTCACAATTTAAAGCGAATTTAGCATATGTTTGATCCCCAAGAAAGCTCCCTCTAAAAGCAACTCCCTGATATCAGCTATCAACCTTCCATCTAGCCCCAAGTACTCTGAAGTATCAAGCACAGCTCTGGTCAGCTCCAAAGAAAAGAGAGAAGTCCAAACGTTGGCACTGTTACATAGTTTACAAAGCCACAACCCATGCAGAATGGCCCAGAGTTCATCCCTAAAAACTGAGCCTGGATTGCGAATAGGGCAAGCTCTAGCAGCCACAACCTGTCTAGAGCAATAACATATAATAGCCCAAATAAAAAAACAGCCCTTCGTAAAAAAACCTGCATCGACATGTAATCTAAAATGTCCCCAAGGAGGCTTCTCCCAATGAGTAATCCGACTATCTTCCAAGACAGAATTCTGTAGTGGGGAATTAATTTGGTACCTTTAAACTCCTTAACGAGAGAACAAACCCAATCAATATTCACAGGTTGAAAATGCGAGGAAGTATCGTACTTTCTTTTATACACATCTCCCCCCAAATCTCCCAAGACATAGCATAAAATAAACTCAAATCATCATGGAAAAATGACATATCCCATAAATGATATCTAAGAAGGACCTCTCGCGACTCAATCGAATAAagacccaaaaattaccattcTTCCAAACTGGCATGCTGACTGGGCAGAAAAAACGGTGCATTACTTATTGATGCCAAAGAAGATTGGCACATGGGATACGTACCTGGAACTGCCAAGTGGTATGAAATTGTGGACATCAGACTTTGGGTGGAATTGAGCCTATAGGCTCCAAATTAACTTCCACCAAGAGTGAATAGAACATGAAGATTGCACAAGATGGGATTGGAATACAACCGTTCTAATTGGAATTCGTTTCAAGTCTTTTCAGCATTGTTCTCACACACACTCCATAAAACTTTTCAGGGGGTTAGCCATCCGAAAATTTCCTCATAAGAAACTTGTCAGGGGTCAGTCATATTAGAATTTCCCCAAGTCTAGCACGTTTAATTGTATAGTTTTTATGTAATGAGCTACTAAAAAGAAGATGCATTTTCTTgttatgagtagtacatatcaaatcttttaaattccTCTTCAACTACACAGTCTCATATCTGAACAGTTTTGGAATCCCTCACATTCCTGtgtgagatcggttcattcatgttctctTCGCCCAGAAGCCTGCCAGGCCGCTCATTGTACGTGCAACCTTATGGCATCGGCGATCATCCCCCACCCTCTTCAACCCCGGGACTCACATGTCCATCAGCTTACGCTTGGTTCGTCTCCGAACAACACCGTACtaggagaggtcggctctgataccaactgtaatgccctagattcgacgactgtcctcacttaCCAAGACGATTCTTTCCAACgtacttatgtcctcactcacacacacCCTAAGAAACTTCTCAAGGGATCACCTATCTTAGAATTTCcctaagtcaagcacgcttaactgtggagttcttatgtgatttttcttgtaaaattcGACACAAGGGCTGCTTGAAGTGaaaagctgctggaaattttgcAACGCGGCGGCCAAAATATGGAGGGGTGATTTTAGGGTTTGAAAGTAGGGTTAGTTGTAATATAATTGGTATAATGAGCTtttaattagaaataataagATTGTGCGGGATTTTAGGTCCATTATATATTAAAGTAGTCCTGCTAAGCTCAAAAACACTCTCGTAAGATATTTCGTTTgagtacgtttttgaaaatattgttcgaaccctcaaaaagtcctccaatttgctaaaaattatatattgatttaaaatataactcgatgagtaaaaatatcatacaaaagctcattttcaaaaatctcacatatataaataattatttaataaaaatatttttccttaactAGTCTATGTTCTCCGTTCTTCGTTCGAATGTGAAATACAGCTAAAAACCCcaataaataaaatcttaacaaaccataaaataaaacatttattcATGTCATGATCATATATTTaatgtataaaaaatattttaacacatATTTTTAGCAAATATCTAAATTTGTATACATTCAAATTACGTACTTCGGATTTTTAAACCTTGCAGAAGTAttcgaaaaaaaatatatatttttaaataaatttatatatatgctGTCAAATATCATTAAATACATATATTATTGATGAAATAACTATTTCATCAACTTCAAAGACTACGTGTTATTCATCCAAGAACCAATCCCTTGCTTGAATCCTGCTTCTTCCACATTAGCTCGAATTGATTCCTGTCACTGTTGATCGACAGCTACTTAACATCTAAGAAGTCCATTTTCACCTTCGTCTTCGAGTAACTTAATTTTCTCTCTGCAAGGAAACACCTTCAACAAGCGAACTATGGATCTGCGAGAATCAATCCTCAACCAAACTGACGTTTCTTTGTCTCTGGCGAAGCACGTGATCTCGGCCGAAGCCAAGGTCGCCAACCTTGTGTTCTCTCCGCTGTCAATTCATGTTGTTTTGGGCTTGATTACCGCCGGGTCAAATGGCCCGACCAGAGATCAGTTACTGGGATTTCTCAAGACAAAATCAGCGGAAGACCTTAATTCCTTATCGTCACAGCTTGTGAGTCTTTTGTTCGCCGACGGTGGGCCGCTTGGTGGGCCCCTGCTGTCTTTGGCTAACGGTGTTTGGGTTGATCAGAGTCTTAAATTTAAGCCCGATTTCAAGGAAATTGTAGATAACGTTTACAAGGCTGTTTCTAGACACGCTGATTTCCAGACCAAGGttggtttttttctttttcttcattGTTGATTTGGATTTGTAGAACTGTTAATTAAAACTTGTGTGTAGAGATCCAAATTCTTGGAGCCATTTGTTTGATTTTGCGATGCACTAAATATTTGGATTTAAGTTCAGGTTAATTTGTTTGGCAATGGTGGTGGATTTGCTTGAACTTAGGAACGAAATATATATCAGTTCGCGGAATATTTACAAATCGAGGACTGCGTATGCATGATATAATTGTTGCTGACCAAGGCAATCAAACTAAATTGTATGTCTGGAATCTGTAATGgaacaaaaattatttatatgaacAACTGAAGACTCCATGGTGTAATTTTTCATGTAGGATTTGAATAATGATGGTGTAATTTAATACGGAACCCTTCTACCACAGGGATCACTCATTCATGCGTTTTTCTGGCCAAATTCTATGTCCTCGAGGATTCTTGATTCTTAACATTTCCTTTTAAGCAAAGCAAGGATTCGAGTACTGGTCTTTGAACGCATTTATTGTTTTTCCAACTTCATAGTTCTATGGTCATAACCAGGCAAAAGACAAGATAATGGCTCAATGCTACTGACAAGTTGGTGGTCTGAAAACCATCTTTGCTAAAAGAATAATTGCTCAGCCTTATAGTTATAGTTCAATGACTCTGCAATTTATTTATAGAAGTAGAGAGAACAAAGAGTTGCAGCTCCTTGGGGTTGGATGAAGAGTTTCAAATAATCACTGAACTTTGCTGATCAATGTTGCTTGCTTGAGTTTCTGTTGAATGCATGCATGTGATCAAAATGAGTATATTAATTTGGTGTTCATTTAGCATATTTTGGAGGTCCACTTTTATATATTATCCTAGCGCATTTACTATTTTATGTTTTTCACTCACAACATTCAGGTTTCTGCGCATTAGTGAGCCTCGTTCATAGAGCTAAAGCTTAAGCTAGCTGCTTTTTAACTACAATATAATTGTTTGATGACTAAGTATGCAATTCCAAGCCCATTGTCTGCTAGAAATTATATCGTCATTTTCCACTAGTTGGTTGAATGCTACCAAACATGTTTAAAAAATGGTGCTTATATGCATTGTTAAGAGGCCACAGATGCAGATCAGAGAAATCAAATTgctaataaatataattttgttgtatatagtttgaagaaattgaattttggTATGTGCTAATCATCACTTTTGTCCTTGAAATTTCTGAAGGCTGTCGAGGTAACAAATGAGGTGAATACATGGGCTAGCAAGGAAACAAATGGCCTGATTAAGGAAATTCTTCCACCCGGTTCAGTTGATGCTTCTACAAGGCTCATCTTTACAAATGCAGTGTACTTTAAAGGAGCCTGGAATGAAAAATTTGATGCGTCAAAAACAAAAGAGGATGAGTTTTTCCTCCAAGACGGCAGCTCAGTTCAGGTGCCATTCATGACCAGCAAGAAGAAGCAGTACATACGCGAGTTTGATGGTTTTAAAGTTTCGGCGCTATCCTACAAACAAGGTGAAGATAAACGTAAATTCACGATGTATTTCTTTCTTCCGGATGCCAAGGATGGGATTCTCAC from Primulina tabacum isolate GXHZ01 chromosome 14, ASM2559414v2, whole genome shotgun sequence includes:
- the LOC142524445 gene encoding serpin-ZX-like; its protein translation is MDLRESILNQTDVSLSLAKHVISAEAKVANLVFSPLSIHVVLGLITAGSNGPTRDQLLGFLKTKSAEDLNSLSSQLVSLLFADGGPLGGPLLSLANGVWVDQSLKFKPDFKEIVDNVYKAVSRHADFQTKAVEVTNEVNTWASKETNGLIKEILPPGSVDASTRLIFTNAVYFKGAWNEKFDASKTKEDEFFLQDGSSVQVPFMTSKKKQYIREFDGFKVSALSYKQGEDKRKFTMYFFLPDAKDGILTLLEKFGSTSGFIEHHLPYQRVEVGDFRIPKFKIDFGFEASEIFKGQGLVLPFTGDGLTEMVDSPVSQNLYVSSIFHKSFIEVNEEGTEAAAATAGVVALRALVMNEKLDFVADHPFLFVIREDVTGVVLFVGQVMNPLAG
- the LOC142524997 gene encoding uncharacterized protein LOC142524997 — protein: MGCPKEAYAQDSQEREFTLRQQLTYLCKDDNTTIGEHIRKFKSICDNLAAIGNPVTDKVKVFSLLTSLGPKYESFTTTMLKPPRPSYTEMVSLLQGYEQRQNWFTINTSTHQVAFYGQKQLGSVNRKSQNNFNSNGRGFQAHNQNPNHGTKNFSQQHNKQDSKIQRPPPPGQRRMTPTEREMYRDAICQICGITGHIAKICWHLSNYTQTQDEVPKALAALTLDNTVFDTEWTSDTGASHHMTGTGDKSQSDDGTKKG